In Triticum aestivum cultivar Chinese Spring chromosome 5B, IWGSC CS RefSeq v2.1, whole genome shotgun sequence, the following proteins share a genomic window:
- the LOC123110151 gene encoding basic leucine zipper 19: MDDGDLDFSNPEAYLCSDTGAGCSMDSYFDGILNDAEHLACTHTHTCNPPVDDSSHTHTCVHVHTKIVSASSDGGAADSPAENSGASKKRRPSGNRAAVRKYREKKKAHTALLEEEVVQLKALNKQLLKKLQNHAALEAEAARLRCLLVDVRGRIDGEIGAFPYQRPVKNVDLVSGVDQGGFLGSAQVMNSCDFRCNDQMYCNPGMQMRTIGDDGAMSGQVFGQGTGDIANIQCMGGAKSGLTMPPGCGGMGTMPSGCLPSSEKQ; the protein is encoded by the coding sequence ATGGACGACGGGGACCTCGATTTCTCCAACCCGGAGGCGTACCTCTGCTCGGACACCGGCGCCGGCTGCTCCATGGACAGCTACTTCGACGGCATCCTCAACGACGCGGAGCACCTTGCGTGCACCCACACCCACACCTGCAACCCGCCCGTCGACGACAGCTCGCACACCCACACCTGCGTCCACGTCCACACCAAGATCGTCTCGGCGTCGTCGGATGGCGGCGCCGCCGACTCCCCGGCCGAGAACAGCGGCGCCTCCAAGAAGCGGCGGCCGTCCGGCAACCGCGCGGCCGTGAGGAAGTACCGGGAGAAGAAGAAGGCCCACACGGCGCTGCTGGAGGAAGAGGTGGTTCAGCTGAAGGCTCTGAACAAGCAGCTGCTGAAGAAGCTCCAGAATCACGCGGcgctcgaggccgaggccgccaggCTCCGCTGCCTGCTCGTCGATGTCAGGGGGAGGATCGACGGGGAGATTGGCGCTTTCCCTTACCAGCGGCCTGTGAAGAACGTCGATTTGGTTTCTGGCGTTGATCAGGGGGGCTTTCTTGGCAGTGCCCAGGTTATGAACTCGTGTGATTTCAGATGCAACGATCAGATGTATTGCAATCCAGGAATGCAGATGAGAACTATCGGTGATGATGGTGCTATGAGTGGTCAGGTATTTGGGCAAGGCACTGGGGATATTGCAAACATCCAATGCATGGGGggtgcgaaatctgggctcacaaTGCCCCCAGGCTGTGGGGGTATGGGGACAATGCCTTCTGGCTGTTTACCCAGTTCTGAAAAGCAGTGA